Proteins co-encoded in one Sediminispirochaeta bajacaliforniensis DSM 16054 genomic window:
- a CDS encoding 8-oxoguanine deaminase, which produces MAKLLLKDIYYLHPGGQAEGLRGYDMLVDGNKIASIAPKIDPAGADRVIDCSTHVVVPGLVNTHHHFYQTLTRNIPAVQNAKLFDWLVYLYEVWKHIDEEAVYYSSLLAMAELLKTGCTLTTDHHYLYPNNFAGDLMGLQFEAAETLGMRFSPTRGSMSLSKKDGGLPPDSVVQTEEVILADSERVISQYHDRSDFSMRKVVLAPCSPFSVTEQLMKDSAALARQHGVRLHTHLAETLDENDFCVQVYGRRPVLVMADCDFLGDDVFFAHGIHFNDEELDILAQTGSHIAHCPASNMRLGSGICRVSEMLPRGINVALGVDGSASNDTSDLLGEARQAMLLQRVKYGSGALTAKQTFKIASENGARLLGYEKVGRLEEGMAADMAIWNVDRLEYAGALSDPLAALLFSGYDHGTAYTIVNGEVVVDEGCLVGFDERELTGKANAIAARLLEER; this is translated from the coding sequence ATGGCAAAACTGCTTTTAAAGGATATCTATTACCTGCATCCCGGAGGCCAGGCCGAAGGGCTTCGCGGTTATGATATGTTGGTCGACGGCAACAAAATTGCATCGATCGCCCCGAAGATCGATCCTGCCGGGGCCGACCGGGTTATTGACTGTTCCACCCATGTGGTGGTTCCCGGTCTGGTAAATACCCATCACCACTTTTACCAAACCCTGACACGAAATATTCCGGCGGTGCAGAACGCCAAACTTTTCGACTGGCTGGTCTATCTCTACGAGGTCTGGAAGCACATTGACGAAGAGGCTGTCTACTACTCAAGCCTTCTCGCCATGGCCGAGCTTCTGAAGACCGGCTGTACCCTTACTACCGATCACCACTACCTCTACCCCAATAATTTTGCCGGTGACCTCATGGGGCTTCAGTTCGAGGCGGCCGAAACCCTCGGTATGCGCTTCTCACCGACCCGGGGATCCATGAGCCTCTCGAAAAAGGATGGGGGGTTGCCCCCCGACTCGGTGGTGCAGACCGAAGAGGTTATCTTGGCCGACAGCGAGCGGGTCATCTCCCAATATCACGACAGAAGCGATTTTTCTATGCGCAAGGTTGTTCTGGCCCCTTGTAGCCCCTTTAGCGTAACCGAACAGCTCATGAAAGATTCTGCGGCCCTTGCGAGGCAGCATGGGGTTCGCCTGCACACCCACCTTGCCGAGACCCTGGATGAAAATGATTTTTGTGTTCAGGTCTACGGCAGACGCCCGGTACTGGTGATGGCCGACTGCGATTTTCTCGGTGATGATGTCTTTTTTGCCCACGGTATCCATTTTAACGATGAGGAACTCGATATTTTGGCCCAAACCGGCAGCCACATCGCCCACTGTCCAGCCAGCAATATGCGCCTGGGAAGCGGTATCTGTCGGGTTTCGGAGATGCTGCCGCGGGGGATAAATGTCGCCCTTGGGGTGGATGGCTCTGCCAGTAACGATACCAGCGATCTTTTGGGAGAGGCCCGTCAGGCCATGCTGCTCCAGCGGGTCAAGTACGGAAGCGGTGCCCTTACCGCAAAACAGACCTTCAAGATCGCCTCGGAAAACGGTGCAAGGTTACTTGGTTACGAAAAGGTGGGAAGGCTTGAAGAGGGGATGGCGGCCGATATGGCTATCTGGAATGTCGATCGGCTCGAATATGCCGGGGCCCTTTCCGATCCCCTTGCCGCGTTGCTTTTCTCCGGTTACGACCATGGGACCGCCTACACCATCGTGAACGGCGAGGTGGTCGTCGATGAGGGCTGCCTTGTCGGTTTTGACGAAAGAGAGCTGACCGGGAAGGCCAATGCCATTGCTGCCAGGCTTCTCGAGGAGCGATAG
- a CDS encoding FAD binding domain-containing protein translates to MVTGYKPQTLREALELRKNSGALPFAGGTDLMVRYKSWAGTLPAFPKSVLFLGHLKELQNIELSSGKIIYGAGATLTEIMEYPGTPALLAEAIRGIAAPALRNVGTMAGNLCNASPAGDSICALYALGASVVCKSLSGERQIPVIDFVTGPGRTALADDEIVSAIIVPALDWTLTFYRKVGTRKANALSKLSFCGLAKIKGGRIDDVRIAVGAVGPTVVRSLESERLLAGAGSGELEELRERLLQSYGAMIVPIDDQRSTAAYRKRVALNLLELFIDDELKKGVS, encoded by the coding sequence ATGGTAACGGGATACAAACCTCAAACCCTCCGCGAGGCGCTCGAATTACGGAAAAATAGCGGGGCTCTTCCCTTTGCCGGAGGTACGGACCTCATGGTTCGCTACAAAAGCTGGGCGGGGACGCTTCCTGCTTTTCCAAAATCCGTGCTCTTTTTGGGCCATTTGAAGGAACTCCAAAACATTGAGCTAAGCAGTGGAAAGATTATCTACGGTGCGGGTGCCACCCTGACCGAAATCATGGAGTATCCCGGCACCCCGGCCCTTCTTGCCGAAGCAATCCGGGGAATCGCCGCACCAGCCTTGCGAAATGTCGGCACCATGGCCGGGAACCTCTGCAACGCATCTCCTGCCGGAGATTCGATTTGCGCCCTCTATGCTCTTGGAGCCTCTGTCGTCTGTAAAAGCCTTTCCGGTGAACGACAGATTCCCGTCATTGATTTTGTGACGGGGCCGGGCCGAACAGCCCTCGCCGATGATGAGATTGTGTCGGCCATCATTGTCCCCGCTCTCGATTGGACGCTTACTTTTTATCGCAAGGTGGGAACGAGAAAGGCAAACGCCCTTTCGAAACTGAGCTTCTGCGGCCTCGCCAAGATCAAGGGCGGCCGGATCGATGATGTCAGGATTGCCGTCGGTGCTGTTGGTCCGACGGTTGTTCGTAGCCTTGAGTCTGAAAGGCTCCTGGCCGGGGCGGGATCCGGCGAGCTTGAAGAGCTTCGCGAGCGCCTCCTGCAATCCTATGGTGCCATGATCGTGCCTATAGACGATCAGCGTTCCACCGCAGCCTATCGAAAAAGGGTTGCCCTCAATCTTCTGGAACTATTTATCGATGACGAACTGAAGAAAGGAGTCTCCTGA
- a CDS encoding (2Fe-2S)-binding protein has product MSLVSFTLNGEPVSVEADPLLRLLDLLREDLGLTGVKEGCGEGECGACSVLKDGKIVNSCLIPVATVAGCEIVTPEGLRDTDRGKCIVEAFAESGAVQCGFCTPGMMMATESLLRKNPDPSEAEVREGLSGNLCRCTGYDMIVRGVLLAAKKGRGLW; this is encoded by the coding sequence ATGAGCTTGGTATCTTTTACATTAAACGGGGAACCGGTAAGCGTGGAAGCCGATCCGCTTCTGCGCCTACTTGATCTGCTTCGTGAAGATCTCGGCCTTACCGGCGTCAAAGAGGGCTGTGGAGAGGGTGAGTGCGGAGCCTGTTCCGTTCTCAAGGACGGAAAGATTGTTAATTCATGTCTGATCCCCGTGGCTACCGTTGCGGGATGCGAGATCGTAACCCCGGAAGGACTCCGGGACACGGATCGGGGTAAGTGCATCGTCGAGGCCTTTGCGGAAAGCGGGGCTGTTCAGTGTGGTTTCTGTACGCCCGGAATGATGATGGCAACCGAGTCTCTTTTGCGCAAGAATCCCGATCCGAGCGAGGCAGAGGTGCGGGAAGGGCTTTCCGGTAACCTCTGTCGTTGTACCGGTTACGACATGATTGTTCGCGGGGTTTTGCTTGCCGCGAAAAAGGGGAGGGGGCTATGGTAA
- a CDS encoding xanthine dehydrogenase family protein molybdopterin-binding subunit, translating to MNANISKAVTRVDATAKSTGAAKYVSDLQFPGLLYARVLRSDRARAKILEIHVPTLPEGYFFIDKNDIPSGGTNEVLMIKKDWPVFADGRVRYIGEAIGLVVGPDRQRVLEILKGIEVVYEDLDPAFTLEEALALKGGPLYGDDNLYADYHLVKGEPDAAFAAADQIIEDEISTGYQEHIYMEPQGVIGTLEEGKITFYASSQCPFYIRKAVAHCLGLSSDEVRVKQAVTGGAFGGKEHFPDVMATPVAVAVHKIGKPVQLVLDRIEDISFTPKRHPSTTRFRTALDKDGKIIGMDIDVQINAGAYESCSLVVLQRAIFSSNSVYDIPNVKIRGRAIATNNVPSDAYRGFGAPQGLFAVEMHMSHLARQLGADELTFKERYFTEKGGVTVTNGKIKEDVKLPEMLQKIKEASDYDRKASEYSRGALRGIGISIFNHGSGFTGNGEQAIIKGLVTMRGRRDGKVDLLVSNVEMGQGLQTTFRKIAAQVLGLPVDDVGYDNPDTDRVPDSGPTCASRSIAVVGFLVQECAKKLKAAWKPGKMVEVSHRYAPPPGLEWNQDDLQGDAYPSFGWGINVVEVEVDPVTYEVSTKGIWSVFDVGTAIDERVVEGQAHGGIIQGLGYASLEKLEAVNGRFRQHTMADYVIPTSMDFPSIHNQLVDNPYPYGPFGAKGAGELVFDGAAPAYADAVQWAIDKPIDRIPVTPEYLMEVIEG from the coding sequence ATGAATGCAAACATCAGTAAGGCCGTGACGCGAGTCGATGCCACCGCAAAGAGTACCGGAGCTGCCAAGTATGTCTCAGATCTCCAGTTTCCGGGACTCTTATACGCCAGGGTTCTCCGCTCGGATCGCGCCAGGGCAAAGATCCTTGAGATACATGTCCCAACGCTACCCGAGGGCTATTTTTTCATAGATAAAAACGATATCCCCTCTGGTGGCACCAATGAAGTCTTAATGATCAAAAAAGATTGGCCCGTATTCGCCGACGGCCGGGTCCGTTATATCGGAGAAGCCATCGGCCTGGTTGTAGGGCCTGATCGACAAAGGGTGCTGGAAATCCTGAAAGGAATCGAGGTAGTCTACGAGGATCTCGATCCTGCTTTCACGCTGGAGGAGGCCCTGGCACTCAAAGGGGGGCCGCTATACGGTGATGATAATCTCTATGCCGATTACCATCTGGTAAAGGGAGAACCCGACGCCGCCTTTGCCGCTGCCGATCAAATCATCGAAGATGAGATCAGCACCGGCTATCAGGAACATATCTACATGGAGCCTCAGGGGGTCATCGGAACCCTGGAAGAGGGGAAGATTACCTTTTACGCCTCAAGCCAGTGTCCCTTTTATATTCGAAAGGCCGTTGCGCATTGTTTAGGCCTTTCTTCCGACGAGGTGAGGGTGAAGCAGGCTGTTACCGGAGGCGCTTTCGGCGGCAAGGAGCACTTCCCCGATGTGATGGCCACCCCTGTCGCCGTTGCGGTACACAAGATAGGAAAGCCTGTTCAGCTGGTTCTCGACCGCATCGAGGACATCAGCTTTACCCCCAAACGGCATCCCAGTACAACCCGTTTCCGAACGGCCCTGGACAAAGATGGGAAAATCATCGGTATGGATATCGATGTACAGATAAACGCTGGGGCCTACGAGAGCTGCTCGCTTGTCGTTCTTCAGAGGGCGATTTTCAGCTCCAACAGTGTCTACGACATTCCCAACGTCAAGATTCGGGGCAGGGCCATTGCCACGAACAATGTGCCCAGCGATGCCTACCGCGGTTTCGGGGCGCCCCAGGGGCTTTTTGCGGTTGAGATGCATATGAGCCATCTTGCACGGCAGCTTGGCGCCGATGAGCTTACCTTTAAAGAGCGTTATTTTACGGAAAAGGGTGGTGTAACCGTCACCAACGGCAAGATCAAAGAGGATGTCAAGCTGCCGGAGATGCTCCAAAAGATCAAAGAAGCCTCCGACTACGATCGAAAGGCCTCCGAGTATAGTCGTGGGGCCCTTCGGGGAATCGGCATATCGATTTTTAATCACGGCAGCGGTTTTACCGGTAATGGAGAACAGGCGATCATAAAGGGCCTTGTTACCATGCGGGGAAGGCGTGACGGAAAGGTTGACCTGTTGGTGAGTAACGTAGAGATGGGGCAGGGACTCCAAACCACCTTTCGTAAGATCGCTGCCCAGGTTCTCGGCCTGCCGGTGGATGATGTCGGTTATGATAATCCCGATACCGACCGTGTCCCCGATTCCGGCCCGACCTGTGCCTCTCGCTCCATTGCGGTTGTGGGTTTTCTGGTCCAGGAATGTGCAAAGAAGTTGAAAGCCGCCTGGAAGCCGGGGAAAATGGTCGAGGTTTCCCACCGTTACGCCCCGCCTCCCGGACTGGAATGGAACCAGGATGATCTTCAGGGGGATGCATATCCCTCTTTCGGCTGGGGCATTAACGTTGTCGAAGTGGAGGTTGATCCTGTTACCTATGAGGTTTCCACAAAGGGAATCTGGTCGGTTTTTGATGTGGGAACGGCCATCGACGAGAGGGTGGTTGAAGGGCAGGCTCATGGCGGTATCATCCAGGGGCTCGGTTATGCCAGCCTTGAAAAGCTGGAGGCGGTAAACGGACGCTTTCGCCAGCATACCATGGCCGATTATGTCATTCCGACCTCCATGGACTTCCCATCCATCCACAACCAATTGGTAGACAATCCCTATCCCTACGGTCCCTTTGGAGCAAAGGGGGCGGGAGAGCTGGTTTTCGACGGCGCCGCTCCTGCCTATGCCGATGCGGTTCAGTGGGCGATCGACAAGCCTATAGACCGGATTCCGGTCACGCCGGAATATCTGATGGAGGTGATCGAAGGATGA
- a CDS encoding YgeY family selenium metabolism-linked hydrolase — MGVRDDILKKAKEYRDYTAQVLSEMVKIKSYSGDEEAVCRKIVQMCQDAGFDEVRIDGLGSVIGRVGNGPKTIAFDAHIDTVEVGDPDQWKLDPFSGLIKDGLIHGRGTSDQKGGAASMIAAGRILKELGYSGEYTIYFTFTVMEEDCDGMCWKYLIEEEKFKPDLFVSTEPTSCRIYRGHRGRMEMMVRLKGVSSHGSAPERGESAAYKAARAALAMEKLNADLQPDDDNFLGKGTVVVSQIDVKGPSQCAVPDQAMLYLDRRLTWGEDKELAIAQVKKYISEAIGESEDKVQVEMPMYEEFGWKKLDYHQELYFPTWKIPEDHTLVQAGVSAYKELWNKEPVVDKWTFSTNAVATTGRHKIPAIGFGPGDEAQAHAPNEITRVDDLEICSAFYAMLPYVLEGKN, encoded by the coding sequence ATGGGAGTTCGTGACGATATTCTAAAAAAAGCGAAGGAATACCGTGACTATACGGCACAAGTCCTGAGCGAAATGGTAAAGATCAAAAGTTACAGTGGGGATGAAGAGGCAGTCTGCCGAAAGATTGTCCAGATGTGCCAGGATGCCGGTTTCGACGAGGTTCGTATCGACGGTCTTGGAAGCGTGATCGGCAGGGTTGGAAACGGACCTAAGACCATTGCCTTCGACGCCCATATCGATACCGTAGAGGTTGGCGACCCCGACCAGTGGAAACTCGATCCCTTTTCCGGCCTTATCAAGGATGGCCTGATTCACGGTCGCGGTACAAGTGATCAGAAGGGTGGAGCCGCCAGCATGATTGCCGCTGGTCGAATTCTGAAGGAACTTGGCTACAGCGGTGAATACACCATCTACTTTACCTTTACCGTCATGGAAGAGGATTGCGATGGTATGTGCTGGAAGTACCTTATCGAAGAAGAGAAGTTCAAGCCGGACCTCTTTGTCTCTACCGAACCGACCAGCTGCCGTATCTACCGCGGACACCGGGGAAGGATGGAGATGATGGTGCGCCTCAAAGGGGTTTCCAGCCATGGTTCCGCCCCTGAGCGGGGTGAAAGTGCCGCCTACAAGGCAGCTCGTGCCGCCCTTGCCATGGAAAAGCTCAATGCAGATCTCCAGCCCGACGACGATAATTTTCTCGGAAAGGGAACCGTCGTGGTAAGCCAGATTGATGTAAAGGGCCCAAGCCAGTGCGCGGTTCCCGATCAGGCTATGCTCTACCTTGACCGGCGCCTGACCTGGGGTGAGGACAAGGAACTTGCCATCGCCCAGGTGAAAAAGTACATTTCCGAGGCCATCGGCGAGAGCGAGGATAAGGTACAGGTCGAGATGCCCATGTACGAAGAGTTCGGCTGGAAGAAGCTGGACTATCATCAGGAGCTGTACTTTCCCACATGGAAAATTCCCGAGGACCATACACTGGTCCAGGCAGGTGTGAGCGCTTATAAGGAGCTCTGGAACAAGGAGCCGGTTGTCGATAAGTGGACGTTTTCCACAAATGCCGTTGCCACTACCGGACGCCATAAAATTCCGGCCATCGGCTTCGGCCCCGGGGATGAGGCACAGGCCCACGCCCCTAATGAGATCACCAGGGTAGATGATCTTGAGATCTGTTCGGCTTTTTATGCCATGCTTCCCTATGTACTTGAGGGGAAAAACTAG
- the ssnA gene encoding putative aminohydrolase SsnA: MIIIKDAQAMQFNPPRVWEKADIVIDGDTILAVGENAGVAYRDRAEKVIDASGRLVYPGLVCSHHHYYSGLSRGVMAKVGPTPDFVSTLRNLWWLLDRALDEESVYYSGLICSMDAIKSGTTAVIDHHASPSYIKGSLATLKKSFEKVGLRGMTCYETTDRNGLEGMEQGIEENIEFAKLIDEEKKSGRGDHLVEAAIGGHAPFTLPDAGLVAMKEAVDVTGRGIHLHVAEGRYDVSDSHLRFNKDLGRRLADHGLLNEKALLVHGIYLSDEDIRLINEADAYLVHNARSNMNNGVGYNVNLPKYKNLALGTDGIGANMFEEFKFAYFKHKDAGGPLWPDDYLRFLYNGNAILERYFDEKYGRLEAGYKADIVIADYLSPTPLAPENIAGHMAFGMTSGDVKTVLVNGRVVLEDGRFPFDAEALYAEARKATMRVWKNIDRLAD; the protein is encoded by the coding sequence GTGATCATTATTAAAGATGCTCAGGCAATGCAGTTTAACCCTCCCAGGGTTTGGGAGAAGGCCGATATCGTTATCGACGGTGATACCATACTCGCCGTGGGGGAAAATGCCGGAGTAGCGTATCGGGACCGGGCGGAGAAGGTGATCGATGCATCGGGCAGACTGGTCTATCCGGGCCTTGTCTGCAGCCATCATCACTACTACAGCGGCCTATCCCGTGGGGTCATGGCCAAGGTCGGTCCGACCCCGGACTTTGTCTCGACCCTTCGGAACCTCTGGTGGCTCCTTGATCGGGCCCTGGACGAGGAGTCGGTCTACTATTCCGGACTCATTTGCTCTATGGATGCCATCAAGTCCGGAACCACTGCGGTCATCGATCACCATGCAAGTCCCAGTTATATCAAGGGAAGCCTTGCCACCTTGAAGAAGTCCTTCGAAAAGGTGGGCCTTCGGGGTATGACCTGTTACGAGACCACGGATCGAAACGGCCTTGAGGGCATGGAACAGGGGATCGAGGAGAATATCGAATTTGCCAAGCTTATCGACGAAGAGAAGAAAAGCGGCAGGGGCGATCATCTTGTGGAGGCGGCCATCGGAGGACATGCCCCCTTTACCCTTCCCGACGCAGGGCTTGTTGCAATGAAGGAAGCGGTCGATGTAACCGGCCGGGGAATTCACCTTCATGTTGCCGAGGGGCGCTACGATGTCAGTGATTCTCACCTGCGTTTCAACAAGGATCTCGGCCGTCGGCTTGCCGACCACGGTCTCCTTAACGAGAAGGCGCTTTTGGTCCACGGCATCTACCTTTCCGATGAGGATATTCGGCTTATCAACGAGGCCGATGCCTATCTTGTGCATAACGCCCGAAGCAACATGAACAACGGGGTCGGCTACAATGTCAATCTGCCGAAGTACAAGAATCTTGCCCTGGGAACCGACGGGATCGGCGCAAACATGTTCGAGGAGTTTAAGTTCGCCTACTTCAAGCACAAGGATGCAGGCGGCCCGCTCTGGCCGGATGATTATCTGAGGTTTCTCTACAACGGAAACGCTATCCTGGAGCGCTATTTCGATGAAAAGTACGGCCGCCTGGAAGCCGGCTACAAGGCGGATATCGTTATTGCCGACTATCTTAGCCCGACGCCGCTTGCCCCCGAAAATATCGCTGGGCACATGGCCTTCGGTATGACAAGCGGTGATGTCAAAACCGTACTTGTTAACGGCCGCGTGGTGCTGGAAGATGGCCGCTTCCCCTTTGATGCAGAGGCACTGTATGCCGAAGCCCGCAAGGCGACAATGCGGGTCTGGAAGAACATAGACAGATTAGCCGATTGA
- the ygfK gene encoding putative selenate reductase subunit YgfK yields the protein MGDIMRPVPLRELVERVFGEYRKSQSIFGIPVSRFYRPSSGKRISVFHGSCSSPMGPAAGPHTQLAQNIIAAYLSGGRFMELKTVQIMDTLEIAKPCIDARDECYNTEWSTEYTLTKAYDEYVKAWLLLHVLEELFELGDGKGPSFIFNMSVGYDLAGIKTERMDQFIERMIDSSHDARFKEQLESLEAVLSDGALYAGTDLEARFPALQGISKRIGSKITPSVTLSTMHGCPPDEIEAICSYMLTEKKIPTYVKLNPTLLGYDRVREILDGMGYSYLHLSREAFGHDLQWEAAKEMLLRLKGLAEKEGLTFGVKLSNTLGSVNDQGALPGDEMYMSGRALYPLTINLAALISEEFDGTMPISYAGGASAFNVKAIFEAGIRPITLATDMLKPGGYFRMAELSALTDASSGWEKGTVDVGAVKKMAQQALSAQNAVKDFRGKSRIETHRPLPLFDCYVAPCTIGCPIGQDVPEYVRLTGEGRYSEALDLIYEKNALPNITGQICDHQCQYNCTRLDYEGAVKIREMKRIAADNGWDEYIRRHNTATRKNGRKVAVVGAGPAGLSAAYFLAREGFDVKVFEKHDSAGGVVRHVIPHFRLPLSAIEKDVEFIKSHGVEFEFNINSKSVTIDGLIAKGFEFIFLGVGAEKGNVMALDGSDNRVLESLDFLWEFRNAPENVKLGRRVVVVGGGNTAMDSARAALQVPGVEKVSVLYRRTREQMPADLEEYDMAVEDGVEFHFLRNPESFDADGSVTCRVMELGNMDASGRRRPVATAKTETIEADTIITAIGETVDAQALRDMGLPLGPDGWPEVDASTLETKIPRVYLGGDAQSGPSTIVRCVAAGRKAADSICRSADSQWKHEIRLPESGDRAAVLLQRKGKILESEDVKAAGDAKFAEREAARCLECNYVCNKCVEVCPNRANIVIESPELADFHDPAQILHIDAYCNECGNCATFCPHDGRPYRDKFTIYNRKDDFENSSNPGFFIQEGRLFLRQNGQVTEYSIDKEGRISGGFVDRRVSAVIGKVASEYNYLLTAVGE from the coding sequence ATGGGAGATATCATGCGGCCTGTTCCCTTGCGGGAGCTGGTAGAGAGAGTTTTTGGAGAATATAGGAAGTCACAGTCGATATTCGGTATACCTGTTTCACGATTTTACCGACCGTCGTCGGGAAAACGGATTTCCGTTTTTCACGGAAGCTGTAGTTCTCCCATGGGACCTGCCGCCGGGCCTCACACTCAGCTCGCTCAGAATATTATTGCCGCATATCTTTCCGGTGGCCGTTTTATGGAGCTGAAGACTGTTCAGATCATGGATACCCTTGAGATTGCAAAACCATGTATCGATGCAAGAGATGAATGTTACAACACCGAGTGGTCCACCGAGTACACCCTCACCAAGGCATACGATGAATATGTAAAGGCGTGGTTGCTTCTTCACGTGCTTGAGGAGTTGTTTGAACTTGGCGACGGTAAGGGGCCCTCTTTTATCTTTAATATGAGTGTCGGCTATGATCTCGCCGGCATCAAAACGGAACGGATGGATCAATTTATCGAGAGGATGATTGATTCTTCACATGATGCGCGATTCAAGGAACAGCTTGAGAGCCTTGAGGCTGTCCTTAGCGACGGCGCTTTGTATGCAGGCACCGATCTGGAAGCTCGGTTTCCTGCTTTACAGGGGATATCGAAGAGAATCGGTTCGAAGATCACTCCTTCGGTGACCCTTTCGACTATGCACGGCTGCCCACCAGACGAAATCGAGGCGATCTGCAGCTACATGCTCACAGAAAAGAAGATCCCCACCTATGTCAAACTCAACCCGACCCTTCTGGGCTATGACAGGGTACGGGAAATATTGGATGGTATGGGCTACTCTTATTTGCACCTAAGCCGAGAAGCTTTCGGCCATGATCTTCAGTGGGAGGCCGCCAAGGAGATGCTTCTGCGGCTTAAGGGGCTGGCGGAAAAAGAAGGGCTGACCTTTGGGGTTAAGCTTTCCAATACCCTCGGATCGGTCAACGACCAGGGGGCACTGCCCGGAGACGAAATGTATATGTCCGGCAGGGCCCTTTATCCCCTGACCATTAATCTCGCGGCCCTCATCTCAGAGGAGTTTGACGGAACGATGCCCATCAGCTACGCCGGTGGTGCCTCCGCCTTTAATGTGAAGGCCATTTTCGAGGCTGGAATCCGTCCCATCACCTTGGCAACGGATATGCTCAAACCCGGCGGTTATTTCAGAATGGCTGAACTTTCGGCCCTCACCGACGCCTCTTCAGGGTGGGAAAAGGGTACGGTCGATGTCGGGGCGGTAAAGAAGATGGCACAGCAGGCCCTTTCGGCGCAGAATGCGGTGAAAGATTTCAGGGGAAAGAGCCGGATAGAAACCCACCGGCCGCTGCCGCTGTTCGACTGTTATGTGGCTCCCTGTACCATCGGCTGCCCCATCGGACAGGATGTTCCCGAGTATGTCAGGCTCACCGGCGAAGGTCGCTACAGCGAGGCCCTGGATCTTATCTATGAAAAAAACGCCCTTCCCAACATCACCGGCCAGATCTGCGACCATCAGTGTCAGTATAACTGTACACGGCTTGACTACGAAGGGGCGGTAAAGATCCGAGAAATGAAACGAATCGCAGCCGACAACGGCTGGGATGAGTATATTCGCCGCCACAACACGGCGACCAGGAAGAACGGCCGGAAAGTTGCGGTAGTCGGGGCAGGTCCTGCCGGATTATCCGCCGCCTACTTCCTTGCACGGGAAGGGTTTGATGTAAAGGTTTTTGAGAAACACGACTCTGCCGGCGGGGTTGTGCGTCATGTCATTCCCCATTTCCGTCTTCCCCTTTCCGCCATTGAAAAGGATGTGGAGTTCATCAAATCCCACGGCGTTGAGTTTGAGTTTAATATCAATTCCAAGTCCGTCACCATCGACGGACTGATTGCAAAGGGGTTTGAGTTTATCTTTCTCGGGGTAGGAGCGGAGAAGGGTAACGTAATGGCCCTCGACGGCTCCGACAACAGGGTCCTGGAATCCCTTGACTTCCTGTGGGAGTTCCGAAACGCCCCTGAGAATGTGAAACTGGGACGGCGTGTTGTTGTCGTGGGCGGGGGAAATACCGCAATGGACAGCGCCCGGGCGGCCCTTCAGGTCCCCGGTGTGGAGAAGGTTTCGGTCCTCTACCGCAGAACCAGGGAGCAGATGCCCGCCGACCTGGAAGAATATGATATGGCCGTTGAGGACGGCGTGGAGTTCCATTTTCTCCGTAACCCCGAGTCCTTCGATGCCGACGGCAGTGTCACCTGCCGGGTGATGGAGCTCGGCAACATGGACGCCTCGGGACGACGCAGACCGGTTGCCACTGCAAAGACCGAAACCATCGAGGCCGATACCATCATCACTGCCATTGGGGAAACCGTCGATGCACAGGCCCTCCGTGATATGGGACTTCCCCTTGGCCCTGACGGATGGCCCGAGGTGGATGCCTCTACCCTGGAAACGAAAATTCCGCGGGTATACCTTGGCGGAGACGCTCAGAGCGGGCCTTCTACCATTGTCCGCTGTGTCGCCGCAGGGCGAAAAGCAGCCGATTCGATCTGCCGTTCTGCCGACAGCCAGTGGAAGCACGAGATACGGCTTCCCGAATCCGGCGATCGTGCAGCTGTTTTGCTTCAGCGAAAGGGAAAGATTCTCGAATCCGAAGATGTGAAGGCCGCGGGCGATGCGAAATTCGCAGAACGGGAGGCCGCGAGGTGTCTGGAGTGCAACTACGTCTGTAACAAGTGTGTGGAAGTGTGCCCCAACCGGGCAAACATCGTCATAGAGAGCCCTGAGTTGGCCGATTTTCACGATCCGGCGCAGATCCTCCACATAGATGCCTACTGCAACGAGTGCGGAAACTGTGCGACCTTCTGCCCCCACGACGGCAGGCCCTATCGAGACAAGTTCACCATCTACAACAGAAAAGACGATTTCGAGAATTCGTCCAATCCCGGCTTTTTCATCCAGGAAGGAAGGCTCTTCCTGCGCCAAAACGGACAGGTTACCGAATACTCGATAGACAAAGAGGGTAGGATTTCCGGCGGCTTTGTGGACAGAAGGGTTTCGGCTGTGATCGGAAAGGTGGCAAGTGAATACAATTATCTGCTTACGGCAGTGGGAGAATAA